The window ATGCTAAACAACACGCAGACATATAGCGATATGTGGCAGACCTGCTTGGACCGGATCAAGGCCCGGACATCCGCCGAGGAGTTCGAAAAGTGGTTCCAGCCCATCATCCCGCTCGAATTCGACGGGACGACGCTGCGGTTGAAGGTTCCCAACGAAAGCTATGTCCGCCAGATCGAGAAGAACTACATCCCGTTCCTCAAACCGATCATATCGCAACTCTACGGACAGCAGACGAGGCTGCACTACGCCGTGCCCCGCGCGACGGCTCCGGCGGTCCCCGTGGCGGCCGATGCCGACACGACGGCCATCTCGCGCTTCAACACGCAGACCAACACGGCAAATATAAAGAATCCTTTCGTAATTCCGGGACTCAAAAAGATAATCATCGACCCGCAGCTGAATCCGAACCTCACGTTCGCAACCTTCATCGAGGGCGAATGCAACCGGCTGGCCCGCTCGGCGGGTATGTCCGTGGCGGTGAATCCGGGCAACAATCCCTTCAATCCCTTATATATATATGGTGATTCGGGATTGGGCAAGACCCACATCGTGCAGTCGATCGGCCACGAGGTGCGTCAGCGTCATCCGGAATTGCAGGTGCTGTACGTCTCGATGAACAAGTTCCAGGCCCAGTTCCAGACGGCCTACAAGAACGGCGAGATCCCCGACTTCATCCATTTCTACCAGATGATCGACGTGCTCATCATCGACGACATCCAGGAGCTGACGGGAAAGACCGGTACGCAGAATGCGTTCTTCAACATCTTCAACCACCTGCAACTGGCTGGCAAACAGCTGATACTCACCTCGGACAAACCGCCCGTGGAGCTGAAAGACATCGAACAGCGGCTGCTGACGCGTTTCAAATGGGGACTGTCGGCCCAGCTGAACACCCCGGACTACGAGACGAAGCTCAAAATCATCCGCGCCAAGGCGCAGAAGCTGGGAGCTCAGATTTC of the Alistipes senegalensis JC50 genome contains:
- the dnaA gene encoding chromosomal replication initiator protein DnaA; amino-acid sequence: MLNNTQTYSDMWQTCLDRIKARTSAEEFEKWFQPIIPLEFDGTTLRLKVPNESYVRQIEKNYIPFLKPIISQLYGQQTRLHYAVPRATAPAVPVAADADTTAISRFNTQTNTANIKNPFVIPGLKKIIIDPQLNPNLTFATFIEGECNRLARSAGMSVAVNPGNNPFNPLYIYGDSGLGKTHIVQSIGHEVRQRHPELQVLYVSMNKFQAQFQTAYKNGEIPDFIHFYQMIDVLIIDDIQELTGKTGTQNAFFNIFNHLQLAGKQLILTSDKPPVELKDIEQRLLTRFKWGLSAQLNTPDYETKLKIIRAKAQKLGAQISDDVVAYLADNISANVREIEGALSSLVANASFLGRKITTSLAKEILKVYVKLYQKEVTIDHIIEVVCEYLNLDFARFNSTERTREIAQARQIAMYLAKQHTKAPLTTIGSAIGGRNHATVLHSCKAVSNLIETDKAFRRQVEEIEKLVLAR